From Nitrospirota bacterium:
ACCGCGGCTCACGGCTATTCGACGCTCGACGCTGTTCTGGCTGCGCCGGCCCGGCTCGGGCAAGCGCCGCTCCTCCTGATCCTTGACGGAGTAGAAGACCCGAGAAACTTCGGGGCGATCCTGAGGACGGCCGAGGCAGCCGGCGTGCATGGTGTCATCATCCCCGAACGCCGGGCCGTCGGCTTGACGGAGACCGTTGCCAAGGCGGCAGCGGGAGCCCTTGAATACGTGCCGGTCGTGAAGGTCGTGAATCTGGTGAACACGATCGAGGAACTGAAGAAGAACGGCATCTGGATAGCCGCCGCTGAGGCCGGGGGCCAGACGACCCTGTGGCAGGCCGATTTTGCGCGTCCGATCGCCCTTGTCCTGGGCGGAGAGGATAAGGGCGTCCGAAGGCTGGTGAAAGACCATAGTGACTATGTTCTCTCCCTACCCCTCATGGGAAGGATCAGTTCGCTGAATGTTTCCGTTGCCGCAGGCGTCATGCTGTATGAGGTGTTGCGCCAGCGCAGGCAGATACAGAAGGGATAAATTTCAGAGGGAGCGTCTGGCAGCGGTCTCGCAAGAACGCTCTTCTCGACAAAACGCCCTCCTCCCGTAACCGCCCCCCTCAGAAATCTTTTTTCTTGACAAATCCATGCACAATCTCTTATAATTCCTATTCTTTGGGCGGGACAACATCTTTCTTGCCGATCATCTTGTCAAGAATATCACCATCTTACGGGGAAGTGGGGAGTGGTGCGTCCCAAGGGGTTCCCGCCACCGTAACTCAGTTGGTAGAGTAGCTGATTTGTAATCAGCCTGTCGTGGGTTCGAGTCCCTCCGGTGGCTCCATAATTTACGCAAAGAGATTGCGATTCAGCTGCGAATGAAGGTATTTCCGTAATCGTGCAGGCGTTGTGATTCGGGGAGGTGCCCGAGTGGCCAAAGGGAACAGACTGTAAATCTGTCGGCGTCAGCCTACGGAGGTTCGAAACCTCCCCTCCCCACCAGTTATGTACGTCACTGTAGATTGCGAAATGCGGATTGGGAATGTACCGAACAATTCGAAATTTAACATCTGTAATTGCATGCGGGAATAGCTCAGCTGGCTAGAGCGCAAGCCTTCCAAGCTTGGGGTCGCGGGTTCGAATCCCGTTTCCCGCTCCATAGAAACAGACAGAGGACAGAAAACAGGGTTCAATGGTCAGACAAAAGCAGCAGGGAAAGTCCTCTGGCTGACTTTTTGCGAGCCATTTTCTGTCATCTGAGTATCCGCCCATGTAGCTCAGTTGGTAGAGCACATCCTTGGTAAGGATGAGGTCAGCGGTTCAATCCCGCTCATGGGCTCCAGTGTTGCTTGGAATGGCGTTTCTTTCTTTTCCCTACAGGAGGCGGAGAGCATGGCAAAGGCGAAATTTGAGAGGACCAAACCGCATGTGAACGTGGGAACGATCGGCCACGTGGACCACGGCAAGACGACCTTGACGGCGGCCATCACGAAGGTGCTTTCCTTCAAGAACATGGC
This genomic window contains:
- the rlmB gene encoding 23S rRNA (guanosine(2251)-2'-O)-methyltransferase RlmB, coding for MQRDKIFGINPVLEALKAGRSVQRVLVSDQRKKDREVTEILRLARDSGVEVRMVNRDALSREAPSGLHQGVIAYTAAHGYSTLDAVLAAPARLGQAPLLLILDGVEDPRNFGAILRTAEAAGVHGVIIPERRAVGLTETVAKAAAGALEYVPVVKVVNLVNTIEELKKNGIWIAAAEAGGQTTLWQADFARPIALVLGGEDKGVRRLVKDHSDYVLSLPLMGRISSLNVSVAAGVMLYEVLRQRRQIQKG